atatatatatgtgtatatatacatatatatatatatatatatatgtatatgtattatgtgtatgtatgtgtacgtgtgtgtatatatatttttatttatatatttatacatatacatatatatagcaTACATACTGATAAAACAGAACAATTGAATGTTTTCAGTATACCAGCATCATCAGGCTGTTTGCCTCTTGCGAAATATTCAAAAAGTTTTGTTAAGCATCAAGAATCATTAAATCATTAAAGCAACAGTTTTAACCTGATGTAACCCATGGTATTTGCATGCAAGAGACAGAGAACAATCAGCTTACTTCCTGGAAGAGTCAAATTACACTTTGTAAGGGTGTTTTATGTTCCATAAACAAATTGCAAAGAGTTGCATCAGATGGCAGTACTCTGTTGACCATTGGCTCCTGTCAGTTTAATCAGTTTGTTCACGTGCTATATCAGTTTTCTGATATTCTATAACTTTATCAATAACCCTATGGTTTTATACTTACCTAGATGCTTTTAATGACATTACCgtttatagaatagaatagaatacaataTATAGATGTATTATAGGTGCATTGTTACACAATGACACTGAATTTTTGTGTTTCTGAAGTGCTTTGAATTTACATCAGAGTAATGTTATTGTTACAACACAATTATAAACCGAGGACACATGTGCATTCATAATCTTGATATCAAAATAACCAAATTCACAGCTTCATTCAAGGATCAtgattattttcttctttttataatGACCTGCATGgaaaaattaaaggctttttgtTCCTTTTAGTTTCAATGAAATAACATACTTTCACAGCATGTAGTAAATTTGGTGGCAAGAACCATGTTTTGGTCTCATTTTACTAGTAATAGTAATCTACAGATTGTTAATATTGATGACATTAGTTGTGATATTAATATGTCAAATCCATGAAATTGAAATTACCCGGTAATATACAGCTCAATGCCATGTTTACTGTGATACTCCTGTTGCACTGGAGGGTTTTGGGTCCATATCAGTTGGAATAATGGTACTTGGTAATAAGTAACATTACCATATCTCGTGGGAAAACAACCATCTGTGTATGAAAATGCAAAGAACAGCTTTTGAACACACCATTCCCTTCATATTTTCTCTCTTGCTGATATCTGGAATATGAATCctgtctgtaaaaaaaaataaaaagttgggCATTAATAAAACTCTGGTTCACTGATATTATATAGAGGGCAACCAAATCTGATACATTGAcatttgttatatttttttattaccggtatcattattttcaaaagtaaaatgttttccctttctttattttccttctctCTGGATTCCAAAAGCTGGCACTTGTGAGCCCCAATGGAGAGCAGTACGACTCTTTACTTCGGCAGCTTCGGGACAGAATGGAGGAGGGCTGTGGAGAGACCATATATGTGGTTGGGATGGGCTCTGGTGAGAAACAAACATTCCCTCTATAAAGTCTAAAGAAACAGTAAGGTGTAgatgattttcttctttttaatcgcTCTATTCGCTCTGTAAAATCTCGCTAGATGGTGGTGACTGGGGTCTAAATGAGAACGATATGGAGGCGTCTGTAGCAACTGTTCACTCCATGTGTGAGCAGCTGGACGCTGACCTTATACCTCTACGAGACCGCAACGAGGCTGCCGGGTTGGTGCGGGACTATCTGATCCGGAGACGTGTGGGCGAACTGGATTTTTTGGAAGTCAGGTTAGTAGCCAGGCCATCGCAGTTACAGCCCAGAAGTGGATTTCTCTTTGTGATTTGGATTGATTCTGTAATTCACTGATGTCATATTGGAAGGATaacaccacttaaaaaaaaaaacaaaataaaattcaacccttttaagtttttatccgtATTGGTTAACAGCGTATATATATTGGAATTGAAttggaacaacaacaaaaaagagtgcaactctttttcttttttttgctttttaatcaTCGAAAATAATGCTGTTCAAATTATATTTTGATACTCTTCTGTCCCTCAGGGTTGCCGTGGTGGGCAATGTTGATGCCGGTAAGAGTACTTTGCTTGGAGTGTTGACACATGGGGAGCTGGATAATGGCAGGGGCTTTGCCCGCCAGAAGCTTTTCAGGCACAAACACGAGATGGAGAGTGGCAGGACCAGCAGCGTGGGCAACGACATCCTGGGGTTCGACCAGGAAGGACAGGTGAGCGCTAGCCAGGTGGCAGAAAGCAGTCGCCTTCCAGTTATCATGTTAGTAAGAACAGTACAACTAAAAGGATAAATGGTTTTGATGTTGGTTCCCATGATTCATAATTGCGCTGTACGATGGAttgccataaaaaaaaaaatcaggtgtAGTTCTATAAGAGGAGGAAAAAGGCCAGTTAATTCTAATGTGTAGCATTCAGATGAAGAAAGACGGTGCCAGTAAATGTGGAATGTGATACATCTGTCATACAGGGTTCAGGATGTTAAGATAAACTCCTTTTTACGTGACATGAGGATGGTGCCCAAGTGTAATTTTGTCTACGTCCATCGTCTAGTTCTGTTTAGTAGTTGAAGTGTATGGTTTTACTTGCTATCCTATGTTTATATGCTATCTAGATATGGTTTATGATACATGCATGTCTGTGTACAGGTGGTGAACAAACCAGACAGTCACGGAGGAAGCTTGGACTGGACCAAAATCTGTGAGAAGTCCTCGAAAGTCATTACCTTCATAGACCTGGCTGGCCATGAGAAGTACCTGAAGACCACAGTGTTTGGGATGACTGGACACCTTCCCGACTTCTGTATGCTCATGGTTAGTAAGGGGGAGGGGCTATGGTTGTTGGTAAGCGGTGGAAATTTGTGTCCCTCATAGAAAACTATTATTATATGTTGCAGTCTGTATTAATGAAACATTTCAGGGATTACAGTGATGAGCTCTGAATTTAACACACACTTGTTTTATTACTTAATATTGGCTTAGACACAGTAGATTTCCACATAAAAGAAGTCAACTTTGTAAtggatatatatagatatagtttTGTCTTTCCCTGCCTTTCTAGGTTGGCAGTAATGCGGGTATAGTGGGGATGACCAAAGAACACCTGGGTCTGGCTTTAGCTCTGAATGTGCCGGTGTTTGTTGTAGTAACAAAGATAGACATGTGTCCAGCCAACATCTTGCAAGGTCAGTTTTCTCccattatcattttttttaaaacactttttacattttaaacaatatACAAAGGACTTTAAGTTAATTTCTTTGTTACTAATATCTAATATTACAAGGACGACCACTGACTCACTCACATTTGGTGCATTCAAGTGATCTTGCTTCTCTTAACAGAAACTTTGAAGCTCCTTCAGAGGTTACTGAAATCCCCCGGTTGCAGGAAGATCCCAGTTCTGGTCCAAAACAAGGATGATGTCATAGTTGCAGCTTCAAACTTCAGCTCAGAGAGGTGCTGAGTTTATCCAGGCCATGTGTGCAGCTAGAGTTTAAATACTTATGTGTAACctgttcttttgttgttgttgttgttgtttcaggaTGTGCCCCATCTTTCAGATTTCTAATGTCACCGGAGAGAACATGGACCTGCTGAAAATGTTTCTGAACCTGCTCTCCTCCAGGACATCCTACAGAGATGACCAGCCTGCAGAGTTTCAGATAGATGATACCTACTCTGTACCGGTACTGAGCACTGAAAGACTCATATCATGTACTtggctgtgaaaaaaaatctcaccTTCAAAATGCTTAGCAAACTACTGGTGACATTCTATCCGTGTCTCAGGGAGTGGGAACGGTGGTATCGGGGACCACTTTACGTGGGCTCATACGTCTGAACGATACCATGCTGCTGGGGCCAGATCCTCTTGGGAGCTTCATTCCCATTGCTGTTAAATCAATCCACCGCAAGAGGATGCCTGTGAAGGAGGTTAGAGGTGGACAGACTGCCTCGTTTGCACTCAAAAAGGTAGGAAGGGAAACCTTACCTAAAGTATCTTCTAGtgcagggctcggcaacccgcggctctagagccgcatgcggctgtttagcgccgccctagtggctcctggagctttttcaaaaatgtttgacctttttttttgtctttttttcttcttttcctcttttttctcctttttttccttttttctcttttttctccccttttcctttcctttttaatctcgacatttcgactttttctcgtaatttcgacttttttctcgacatttcgactttttctcgtaattttgaatttcttctcgacatttcgacttttttctcgacatttcaaattttttctcgacatttcgactttctcgaagtgcataatgaaaaaaaaatcttcccctagttataactaatatagaaacatgcagcatgtgttgtacctt
This window of the Cololabis saira isolate AMF1-May2022 chromosome 21, fColSai1.1, whole genome shotgun sequence genome carries:
- the gtpbp1 gene encoding GTP-binding protein 1 isoform X2; the protein is MASPAAAQEPGLSPGCAPLADALVPASMFAPERGGCGEDSGDESCEDGDALNGESEDRAIDFTSKLALVSPNGEQYDSLLRQLRDRMEEGCGETIYVVGMGSDGGDWGLNENDMEASVATVHSMCEQLDADLIPLRDRNEAAGLVRDYLIRRRVGELDFLEVRVAVVGNVDAGKSTLLGVLTHGELDNGRGFARQKLFRHKHEMESGRTSSVGNDILGFDQEGQVVNKPDSHGGSLDWTKICEKSSKVITFIDLAGHEKYLKTTVFGMTGHLPDFCMLMVGSNAGIVGMTKEHLGLALALNVPVFVVVTKIDMCPANILQETLKLLQRLLKSPGCRKIPVLVQNKDDVIVAASNFSSERMCPIFQISNVTGENMDLLKMFLNLLSSRTSYRDDQPAEFQIDDTYSVPGVGTVVSGTTLRGLIRLNDTMLLGPDPLGSFIPIAVKSIHRKRMPVKEVRGGQTASFALKKIKRSSIRKGMVMVSPKLNPQATWEFEAEILVLHHPTTISPRYQAMVHCGSIRQTATILSMNRDCLRTGDKASVHFRFIKTPEYLHCEQRLVFREGRTKAVGTITKLLQSTNNMPSNSKPPQIKMQSTKKTPLRKEDGTVVTGDDGATIAQPLGPNASQPPKSGGGGRRRGGQRHKGKGQNSSMNSTAAASSTGTGNC
- the gtpbp1 gene encoding GTP-binding protein 1 isoform X1, with product MASPAAAQEPGLSPGCAPLADALVPASMFAPERGGCGEDSGDESCEDGDALNGESEDRAIDFTSKLALVSPNGEQYDSLLRQLRDRMEEGCGETIYVVGMGSDGGDWGLNENDMEASVATVHSMCEQLDADLIPLRDRNEAAGLVRDYLIRRRVGELDFLEVRVAVVGNVDAGKSTLLGVLTHGELDNGRGFARQKLFRHKHEMESGRTSSVGNDILGFDQEGQVVNKPDSHGGSLDWTKICEKSSKVITFIDLAGHEKYLKTTVFGMTGHLPDFCMLMVGSNAGIVGMTKEHLGLALALNVPVFVVVTKIDMCPANILQETLKLLQRLLKSPGCRKIPVLVQNKDDVIVAASNFSSERMCPIFQISNVTGENMDLLKMFLNLLSSRTSYRDDQPAEFQIDDTYSVPGVGTVVSGTTLRGLIRLNDTMLLGPDPLGSFIPIAVKSIHRKRMPVKEVRGGQTASFALKKIKRSSIRKGMVMVSPKLNPQATWEFEAEILVLHHPTTISPRYQAMVHCGSIRQTATILSMNRDCLRTGDKASVHFRFIKTPEYLHCEQRLVFREGRTKAVGTITKLLQSTNNMPSNSKPPQIKMQSTKKTPLRKEDGTVVTGDDGATIAQPLGPNASQPGEGDDDPQIKEGNKENKPKSGGGGRRRGGQRHKGKGQNSSMNSTAAASSTGTGNC